A window of Geothrix edaphica genomic DNA:
CCCCGCTGGTTGAGGAAGAGGGCCGGGCTCGGAGGCAGTTCCTTCTGGGCGAGGAAGGCGGACCGGAAGCCGAGGTAGGCCCCCAGGACCTCACCGGCCTGCAGGTGATAGGGCACCAGGCGCTCCTTGCGCCCCTTGCCCAGCACCCTCAGCGTGCGCTCGCCCGTCAGCAGGTCCTGGAGATCCAGGCCCACCAGCTCGGAGACGCGCAGGCCCGAAGCATAGAGCAGCTCCAGCAGGCAGGTCAGCCGTGCGGACGGGAAGTCCACGGCCGGCGGAAGATCCAGCAGGGCCTGGCTCTCGCCCTCGGTGAGGAACGCGGGGAGCCGCTTGGGCTGCTTTGGATTCCGCAGGCCGGAGGCGGGGTTCTTCGAAATGCGCCGAGTCTCCCACAGCCAGCGGAAGAAGGTCCTGGCCGTGGAGAGAATGCGGGCCTGGCTGGCAGGGTCGAGGCCCCGGTCCCCCAGTTCCAGAGCGAAGCCGCGCACTGTGCGGGGGCTCACCTCCCAGCCGTTCCACTGACAGCGGACGGCGTGGTCCAGGAGCTTGTCCAGGTCGCCGCGCTGCGCGCGCGCGGTGTGCGGAGACACGCCACGGGCCTGCTGTTCCAGGTGGAAGGCCTGGATGCCCTCCCCCAGCGGTGCCGCGGCATTCCCTGCTACCATGTCCCCACATCCCCAAGTATCTGGAGTCATTGTGGCGCAGCCCATCGAGACCATTGCCCAGCTTTTCTATGCGGCAGCGGAGAGGAACCTGCCGGACGCGCTGGCTTCGAAGCGGAACGGGGTCTACGTGCCCATCTCCCACGCGGAACTGGTGGCGCAGGTCGAGCGGCTGGCGCTGGCCATGGCCGCCCGGGGGGTCAAGACCGGGGACCACGTGGCCTTCATGTCCGAGAACCGCCCCGAGTGGGCCATCGCCGACTTCGCCTGCGCCATCCAGGGCGTTCCGGACGTCACCATCTACGCCACGCTGAACGGCGAACAGGCTGCCTTCATCCTCCGGGACAGCCAGGCCCGGTGGGTGCTCTGCTCGACCCGCGAGCAGCTGGACAAGGTCCTCGCGCACTGGGAGAGTCTGCCCGACCTGGAAGCCGCCGTGCTGATGGACGGGGACCTTCCCACAGGCACGGGCAGGAACCTGATGCTCTGGTCGGATCTCCAGCACGAGGGGGAGGCCATGGAGTCCCGTCGCCCGGAGGTCCGCGCCTGGGGCGAGCGGCGGAAGGCCTCGGACATCCTCACCCTCATCTACACCTCCGGCACCACGGGCGATCCCAAGGGCGCCATCCTCACCCACGGCAACCTGGTGTCCAATGTCCTCGCGGGCCGGGCCACGGTGTCCAACATCACGGACAATGAGCGGGCCCTGAGCTTCCTGCCCCTCACCCACATCTTCGAGCGCATGGCCGGCCACTTCCTCTGGTTCCACGCCGGCGCCTCGATCTACTATGCCGAGAGCGTCGCCACCGTCGCCGCCGACATGCTGGAAGTCCGCCCCACCCTCATGGCCTCGGTGCCCCGCATCTACGAGAAGATCTACGCCAAGAT
This region includes:
- a CDS encoding tyrosine recombinase XerC; amino-acid sequence: MVAGNAAAPLGEGIQAFHLEQQARGVSPHTARAQRGDLDKLLDHAVRCQWNGWEVSPRTVRGFALELGDRGLDPASQARILSTARTFFRWLWETRRISKNPASGLRNPKQPKRLPAFLTEGESQALLDLPPAVDFPSARLTCLLELLYASGLRVSELVGLDLQDLLTGERTLRVLGKGRKERLVPYHLQAGEVLGAYLGFRSAFLAQKELPPSPALFLNQRGGRLTPTSVRALLRSALEAAAVRSRVSPHALRHSFATHLLNRGMDLRAIQELLGHASLSTTQRYTHLGLEELARTYEKAHPRAKG